The following coding sequences lie in one Hevea brasiliensis isolate MT/VB/25A 57/8 unplaced genomic scaffold, ASM3005281v1 Scaf328, whole genome shotgun sequence genomic window:
- the LOC110667893 gene encoding protein MODIFYING WALL LIGNIN-1, producing the protein MEKHQYGFLLIIFFVVSLGLMSFISCIIAESQKAKEEDMKLDNKLCYLPESKAFSFGIAALICLVIAQIIGNFVICSNFWLRKDEDSSKAKKPKIATAFLVLSWICFGIAVILLSAGTSMSRKQLYGKGWLDQKCYVVKDGVFIGSGFLVLISIAATLATSLFTISKVQGELTARIHAQLV; encoded by the exons aTGGAAAAGCATCAATATGGGTTCTTGCTAATCATCTTCTTTGTAGTTTCTCTTGGCCTTATGTCTTTCATTTCTTGTATCATTGCAGAGTCCCAGAAAGCCAAG GAGGAGGATATGAAGTTGGATAATAAACTCTGTTATTTGCCTGAAAGTAAAGCTTTCAGCTTTGGAATTGCAGCACTAATATGCTTGGTCATTGCTCAGATCATAGGAAATTTTGTAATTTGCAGcaatttttggttgagaaagGATGAAGATTCTTCCAAGGCTAAGAAACCAAAGATCGCCACAGCATTTCTGGTTTTGTCATG GATCTGCTTTGGGATTGCAGTGATTTTATTAAGTGCAGGCACAAGCATGAGTAGAAAACAGCTCTATGGAAAAGGATGGTTAGACCAGAAATGCTATGTAGTCAAAGATGGAGTGTTTATTGGGTCAGGTTTTTTAGTCTTGATTTCAATTGCAGCCACACTTGCTACTTCACTATTCACTATTAGTAAAGTACAAGGTGAACTAACTGCAAGAATACATGCACAACttgtataa